One part of the Sorangiineae bacterium MSr11954 genome encodes these proteins:
- a CDS encoding UTP--glucose-1-phosphate uridylyltransferase, which produces MRPPNLQNLKEELDSSFDPETRTKLTQSGFDATRLVSLAASLAGGDANTRRSRRNRIAGAVEPPSEDEIRPIPPPGSGERQRLEALGLEALRRGELAFAVLAGGMATRMGSVVKALVEVADGHTFLDLRLRENRLWSERAGRPVPLWLMTSEATDAPTRDALERTGAPAHVRTFTQDLGLRLTPEGRLFFGDDGKPSLYSPGHGDLVDALRRSGLLRAFLAQGGRYVWIANLDNLGATIDPCLLGLFIEVQRESERAGARIDVMVEVTDKEAGDRGGIPVHALGKLQILEEFRLPSDFDASAVRVFNTNTFLVSAAALETVNIEWNWFEVEKQVEGRPAIQFERLLQELTGAMPAAYVRVPRHGPSARFLPVKDRDELEARRGAIASVVRSRGILPE; this is translated from the coding sequence ACGACTCGTCTCCCTCGCCGCAAGTCTTGCCGGCGGGGATGCGAACACCCGGCGCAGCCGTCGCAATCGCATCGCCGGCGCCGTGGAGCCTCCATCCGAGGACGAGATCCGCCCGATTCCGCCGCCCGGCTCCGGCGAGCGCCAGCGCCTGGAAGCGCTTGGGCTCGAGGCCCTCCGCCGCGGTGAATTGGCCTTTGCCGTCCTCGCGGGCGGCATGGCCACCCGAATGGGAAGCGTGGTCAAGGCCCTGGTCGAGGTCGCGGACGGCCACACCTTCTTGGATCTTCGTCTGCGCGAAAACCGCCTTTGGTCCGAGCGCGCCGGCCGTCCCGTTCCTCTGTGGCTCATGACCAGCGAGGCCACCGATGCACCCACGCGCGACGCGCTCGAACGCACCGGCGCCCCGGCGCACGTTCGAACCTTCACGCAAGATCTCGGATTGCGGCTCACCCCCGAGGGCCGCCTCTTCTTCGGCGACGATGGAAAGCCGAGCCTCTACTCGCCCGGCCACGGCGATCTCGTGGACGCCCTGCGCCGCTCCGGCCTGCTTCGCGCATTTCTCGCGCAAGGAGGTCGCTACGTGTGGATCGCCAACCTCGATAACCTGGGGGCGACCATCGACCCGTGCCTGCTCGGCCTCTTCATCGAGGTGCAGCGCGAATCCGAGCGCGCGGGGGCCCGCATCGACGTGATGGTGGAGGTGACCGACAAGGAAGCAGGCGATCGCGGCGGTATCCCCGTGCACGCGCTTGGTAAGCTGCAAATACTGGAAGAGTTTCGACTTCCTTCCGATTTCGACGCCAGCGCCGTGCGGGTGTTCAACACCAATACGTTCCTCGTATCGGCCGCGGCCCTCGAGACCGTGAACATCGAATGGAATTGGTTCGAGGTGGAAAAGCAGGTCGAGGGCAGGCCCGCCATTCAATTCGAGCGCTTGCTTCAAGAGCTCACCGGTGCCATGCCTGCTGCATACGTCCGAGTACCGCGCCACGGTCCTTCGGCGCGCTTCCTCCCCGTCAAAGATCGCGACGAGCTCGAAGCGCGCAGGGGCGCCATCGCCTCCGTGGTCCGAAGCCGCGGTATTTTGCCCGAATAG
- a CDS encoding PhoH family protein, producing the protein MTSTTSELEIADVGTLLTLTGPQNEKLRVLEREANVQVGLRGNTIFVRGEPEAVALAERFLAESASLLASRGIRVDTVDTGRALRMLRESPNRRLSDMFAFDRDAGEDVVTLGSASRPIGPRGLAQKKYVESIRGHDLTFGIGPAGTGKTYLAMACAVAALKSGAAKRIVLTRPAVEAGEKLGFLPGDLAEKVNPYLRPLYDALNDMMDFDKAQGLITRGAIEVAPLAFMRGRTLNDSFVILDEAQNTTSDQMRMFLTRLGYNSKAVVTGDVTQVDLPEGRSSGLAEARTLLDRVPGIAFCHFTDVDVVRHPLVQKIILAYESRDSAKGAKER; encoded by the coding sequence ATGACCAGCACGACGTCCGAACTCGAAATTGCCGATGTTGGCACCTTGCTCACCCTGACCGGCCCGCAGAACGAAAAACTCCGAGTGCTCGAGCGCGAAGCCAACGTTCAAGTCGGTTTGCGGGGAAATACCATCTTCGTCCGCGGTGAGCCCGAGGCCGTGGCCCTGGCCGAGCGCTTCCTCGCCGAGTCGGCCAGCTTGCTCGCATCGCGCGGCATTCGGGTCGATACGGTCGACACGGGCCGCGCGCTCCGCATGCTGCGCGAGTCGCCCAATCGAAGGCTCTCCGATATGTTTGCCTTCGACCGGGACGCGGGCGAGGACGTCGTGACCCTGGGCTCCGCGAGCCGTCCGATCGGCCCGCGCGGCCTGGCCCAAAAGAAGTACGTGGAGTCGATCCGCGGGCACGATCTCACGTTCGGGATCGGGCCCGCCGGAACCGGCAAGACGTATCTGGCGATGGCGTGCGCGGTGGCGGCGCTCAAATCGGGCGCCGCCAAGCGCATCGTGCTGACCCGCCCCGCGGTGGAAGCTGGCGAAAAGCTAGGCTTTTTGCCGGGCGACTTGGCGGAGAAGGTGAACCCCTACCTGCGCCCTCTCTACGATGCGCTCAACGATATGATGGACTTCGACAAGGCGCAGGGGCTCATCACCCGTGGCGCGATCGAGGTGGCACCGCTCGCGTTCATGCGCGGACGAACCTTGAACGACTCGTTCGTCATCCTCGACGAGGCGCAAAATACCACCTCCGATCAGATGCGTATGTTTCTGACCCGACTCGGTTACAATTCCAAGGCGGTGGTCACCGGAGACGTCACGCAAGTCGACCTGCCCGAGGGGCGTTCGAGCGGGCTCGCGGAAGCGCGCACCTTGCTCGATCGCGTCCCTGGGATCGCCTTCTGCCACTTCACCGACGTCGACGTGGTGCGGCATCCGCTGGTGCAAAAGATTATTCTCGCATACGAGTCGCGCGACTCGGCGAAGGGGGCAAAAGAACGATGA
- a CDS encoding GAF domain-containing protein, translating into MTVALSSGDSRATDWEQRLDKSREDLLRDGRLPPHWVTRPHPLLLMIAQGHHLVLVTPALVWDRGRELFKPFADRFASEAAMLVLMGHPREGDFAQAMNKGLASIVSEQPTPDELHVAVFRALELLEAKVHAESRAKSLRRYRYEVAELVDIARAMTTERDVNKLLTVILEKSRFITGADAGSIYVAEGDEKNPQLRFKLTQNDSVTFDSREFVMPLSNRSIAGSAARSKKPINIADVYDLPPGSPYGFDKSFDQKIGYSTKSMLTYPLISQRDEVIGVISLINKKKEPHKLLLSPEDFEEQVIPFDERSEELLGMLAAQASVSLENTLLYDEIRKLFEGFVKASVEAIESRDPTTSGHSRRVADLTVELAQIVDRESVGPYKDAFFSREDLRELEYASLLHDFGKIGVRERVLVKAKKLFDEELELIRARFDFVARSIEADVLTRKLRALERGAQSTELAKLDRELAERRAELDASFQSILNANEPTVLAAGDFEKIEALARETYIDLRGEVKRLLTDHEVVSLSVKRGSLTPQEFDEIKAHVTHTFKFLSQIPWGKVFRRVPLIAGAHHERLNGTGYPNRLRAEEIPVQSKMMSIADIYDALTAADRPYKKAIPVDRALDILEYGVKDGHLDAELVRIFRQARVWELCDPVPASLIFR; encoded by the coding sequence ATGACAGTGGCTCTCTCGTCTGGAGATTCTCGCGCGACCGATTGGGAGCAGCGCCTCGACAAGTCACGTGAGGATCTCCTTCGAGACGGTCGCCTGCCACCGCACTGGGTGACCCGCCCGCACCCGCTCTTGCTCATGATCGCGCAGGGCCATCACCTGGTCCTGGTCACCCCGGCCCTCGTATGGGATCGGGGCCGCGAGCTCTTCAAGCCGTTCGCCGACCGCTTTGCGTCGGAGGCCGCGATGCTCGTCCTCATGGGCCACCCCCGCGAGGGCGACTTTGCGCAGGCCATGAACAAAGGCCTGGCCAGCATCGTCTCGGAGCAGCCCACCCCCGACGAGCTACACGTGGCCGTGTTTCGCGCGCTGGAGCTCCTGGAGGCCAAGGTCCACGCCGAGAGCCGCGCCAAATCGCTCCGCCGCTACCGCTACGAGGTGGCGGAGCTGGTCGACATCGCGCGCGCCATGACCACCGAGCGCGACGTGAACAAGCTGCTCACGGTCATCCTCGAAAAGAGCCGCTTCATCACCGGCGCCGACGCGGGCAGCATCTACGTGGCGGAGGGCGACGAGAAAAATCCGCAGCTTCGCTTCAAGCTGACGCAAAACGACTCGGTCACCTTCGACTCGCGCGAGTTCGTGATGCCGCTGTCGAACCGCAGCATCGCCGGGAGCGCCGCGCGAAGCAAAAAGCCCATCAACATCGCCGACGTGTACGATTTGCCCCCCGGCTCGCCGTACGGCTTCGACAAAAGCTTCGACCAGAAGATCGGCTACTCGACCAAGTCGATGCTCACCTATCCGCTCATTTCCCAGCGGGACGAGGTGATTGGCGTCATCTCCCTCATCAACAAGAAGAAGGAGCCGCACAAGCTCCTTTTGTCGCCCGAGGACTTCGAGGAGCAGGTCATCCCCTTCGACGAGCGGAGCGAGGAGCTGCTCGGCATGCTGGCGGCGCAAGCGAGCGTCTCGCTGGAAAATACGCTGCTCTACGATGAGATCCGCAAGCTCTTCGAGGGCTTCGTCAAGGCCAGCGTGGAGGCGATCGAGTCGCGCGATCCGACCACCAGCGGTCACTCCCGCAGGGTCGCCGACTTGACGGTGGAGCTCGCGCAAATCGTCGACCGTGAGAGCGTCGGCCCGTACAAAGATGCCTTTTTCAGCCGCGAGGATCTGCGCGAGCTCGAGTACGCGAGCCTCCTCCACGACTTCGGAAAGATCGGCGTTCGCGAGCGGGTGCTGGTCAAGGCGAAGAAGCTGTTCGACGAGGAGCTCGAGCTCATTCGCGCCCGGTTCGACTTCGTCGCCCGATCCATCGAGGCCGACGTGCTCACCCGAAAGCTGCGCGCCCTCGAGCGCGGCGCCCAGTCCACGGAGCTCGCCAAGCTCGATCGCGAGCTCGCCGAGCGGCGGGCCGAGCTCGATGCTTCGTTTCAGTCGATCCTCAACGCCAACGAGCCCACAGTGCTGGCGGCGGGCGACTTCGAGAAGATCGAGGCGCTCGCGCGCGAGACGTACATCGATTTGCGCGGCGAGGTGAAGCGGCTGCTCACGGACCACGAGGTGGTGTCGCTCTCCGTCAAACGCGGCTCGCTGACCCCGCAGGAGTTCGACGAGATCAAGGCGCACGTCACGCACACGTTCAAGTTTCTCTCCCAGATCCCCTGGGGGAAGGTGTTCCGCCGCGTTCCTCTGATCGCGGGCGCGCACCACGAGCGCCTGAACGGAACGGGCTACCCCAATCGTTTGCGCGCGGAAGAGATCCCCGTGCAGTCGAAGATGATGAGCATCGCGGATATTTACGATGCGCTCACCGCGGCCGACCGACCTTACAAGAAGGCAATCCCCGTCGATCGTGCGCTCGATATCCTCGAGTACGGGGTAAAAGATGGGCACCTCG